The genome window GGCGGAGAATGCCATCCGCCTGTTCAATGACAAGGAAATGAACGGCCGCAACCTGACCGTGAATATCGCCCGCCCGAAGACCGATTCCGGCGGCGGCAGCCGAGGCGGCTACGGCGGCGGTGGCGGCGGCGGACGTCGCGGTGGTTACGGCGGCGGCAACCGCTACTAAACTCCCGTACTGACAGAACGCAGCAGCAACAGCCGCCAGAGGGCGCGGATGAATCATCCGCGCCCTCTGGCTTTGATACACCATCCGCCCGGCTACGCCCCCGTCGTCAGCGCGCGAATGCGCCGCCAGAGCGAGCGCCGCTCGACCAACCGCGTCTGTGCCTGCTTATTGGCGCCTTCCATACTGTCGAGCGCCGCCTCGGCGTCGTTCGTCAGCAACAGCGCGGGCTGCGCCGTCAGCACCGCCTCCGCGGCCTGGTCGGTTGCCGCATCCAGATAATCGCGGATGCCGTGCCAGAGCGGGCTGTTGATCTGCTCACGCACCGCTTTCAGCGCCGCCAGGCGCTGCTGCAGCGCGCTCGCGTTGTTGCCTTGCATGCCTGTTAGCGCGTCATCGCCCAGCTCGACCAGCCGGTCCAGACCGCCCACGGTCAGCGTCTGCGCAAACTGCGCGAGCTCGGAGCTATCACGCACGTCGAGCAGCGCGTTCAGCAACGCTTCGTCCTGCGCTTCAGCCATCTGGCTCAGCACGGACTCGTAACCCGCATCGATGCCCTGCGCACGGCAAGCTGCCAGCAGGTCCGCATGCACAACGATCTCCGGTGTTTCGGGCGACTCCATCGCGTTCGCCCGCAGCGAATCCTCGGCCGCATCGCTTAGCAGCGTGGCGCCATGTTCGCGCATGTACGCCACCGACGCCTCCCAATCAGGCGTGTGCATCCAGGCGTCGATCATCTCCTGCAAATTCGCTTGAGTCATAGCTCCCTCCGGGCAGGCGATAGCCGCCGCGCGCCCGGCGGCGCGCAGCAGCGCGTCCATTATACCCGATACGGTTTGTCAGCCTGTGTCCACGAAGAAACGCGAAAGAACATGGCAGTAGCGCGCGCACTAGCCTCCAGCAGCAACTCTATCGAAGATGTATTGAGCGCCTACCATGCTCTATTGGGCCAACAAGCCGTCATGCCCGCGTAGGGGCGCATGGCCATGCGCCCACGTCCAGAGATGTTTCCCCTGGGCTCCCGCTTTCACGGGAGTGACGATGTGGAGGGCTGTATGGTCATGCGCCACATCTCGCCCCCAATCTGTAATACACCCCCTTCGTGCAGCAATTCTCAATTTGGCTTTGGACGCGTACTGTCCAATGCCGGCTTGCCATGAACTTGGCCCTCTGGTGCTTGTCACGCACGCTGGCTCGACAAGTAAGCGGCGTTGCCCTCCCCCCGACCCCCTCCCAACAAAGTTGGGAGGGGGCGACTTTCTAAGGGGAGGTGCGCGGCGGCTGCGCCGCCGCGCACCTCCCCGTTAGCTTTTCCCCTTCTCCCCCGTGCGCGCGGGGGAGAAGGGGCTAGGGGATGAGGGGCATATTGGCGGCCGACTCCAAAATGAGAATTGCTGCCCTTCGTGCGATTTCGTGGATAATGTCTTTCGCGTGGTGTATAATCAGCACATACTTTTCAAGCGCCCCAAGGCATGACCTACCGCAAACTCTTCGTCATCGTCGCCATCCTCGACATACTCGGCGTGCTGATCGGCATTGGCACGCTTTGGCTGGTGTTTGGCGAGCAGCCTGCCCCGGTCCCCGCGCCGACTGCGGTCGCTGTCGCCACGCCGACGGTCGCGGTAATTCCCGGCACTCCGGCGCCAACCGTGCCCGCGCTGGAGCGCAGCAGCCGCGAAACGTCGCTGCTCCAGTTCGACACGCGCGCGCTGACCGAAACACTGATCGTCAGCGCCGACAGTCGGCACATCGCCTACCTCGTCAAGGACGGCGAGCGCCGCGCCGTCGCGTCCGATGGGACGCTCGGGACGTTCTACGACGATATCATGCCCGGCACGCTGCAATTCAGCGCGGACGGCACGCGGCTGGCCTATGTCGCCCGCAGCGGCGACCGGCAGCGCGTCGTCGTCAACGGGCAGGAAGGCAAGCTCTACGATACCGTCATAACGACGACGCTCCGCTTCAGCCCCGACAGCCGCCGCGTCGCGTACGGCGTGCGCAATGATAGCAAAGGCTTCGCCGTGGTCGACGGCGCGGAAGGCAAGATTTACGAAGGCATCGGCAGCGGACTGCTGTTCAGCCCCGACAGCAAGCGCGTGGCGTACAGCGGCCAGTCGGCCGGGCGCGCGTTCATGGTGGTGGACGGCCAGGAACTAAAGGCGTACGACAACGTGCTCGCCGGCGAGGCGCGCTTCAGCCCGAACAGCCAGCGCTTCGCCTATGTCGCGCTGATCGGCAACACGCAGGCGGCGGTGCTCGACGGCAAGGAGCAGCGGCCCTTCACGTTCATCGGCGCGGGCACACTGCAGTTCAGCGCCGACAGCGCGCATTTCGTATATGGCGCAGTGGCTAGCGGCCGGCAGTTCGTCGTGCGCGACGGCGAAGAGAGCAAGACGTACGACGGCATCAGCAGTGCGCTGTTCATCAGCCCGGACGGCAAGCGGCTGGCGCATGCCGCGCGCATCGAGCAGAACTGGACCATGGTCGTGGATGCGCGCGAGGGCGCGCTGTACAGCGGCAGTATCCGGGGTGAGTTCGCTTTCAGCCCGGACAGCAAGCACCACGCCTACGGCATGCAGTCGGGCGCGCAGCGGCTCGTGATCGTCGACGAGCGTGAAGGCAAGCGCTACGACGACATCGCGAACATCACCTACGCGCCGGACGGACGGCTGGCCTATATTGCGCGACAGGGTACCCGCTCGTTCGTCGTTATCGACGACCAGGAAGGGCCGGTTTTCGAGGCGCTGGGCGAGTACACGCTCGTGTTCTCACCCGGCGGCCGGCACGTCGCCTACGGCGCGCGCAGCGGCGGACGCTGGTCGGTTGCGATTGACGGGGTGGCCGGCAAGGCGTACGATGCGCTCGTGCGCGGCAGCCGCATCGTATTCGACGGCCCCGATAGCTTGCACTATCTCGCCAGCAACGGCAATAGCGTCTTCCGGGTCGAAGAAACGGTCAAATGAGCGGCCAGCAATTCTCATTTTGGAGTCTGTCCACCAGGTTACCCCCTCATCCCCTGGCCCCTTCTCCCCCGCGCGCGGGGGAGAAGGGGAAAAGCTAACGGGGAGGGCAGCACGGCGTACTCGTCGAATCGGCTTGCGCGATAAGCGCCGAGCACCACCACATGACAAGCCGGCATTGGAAAGTACCAGCCAAAGCCAAATTGAGAACTGCTGATGACCGGCAAGGGCATTTCGACATAGTCGTTTTTACTTGTATAATCTCATACAAGTGTTCTGTGGAATCCCAGGCTGTTTCCCCGAGATCCTTTCCCTTCAACGCTGGAGCCATCCGTGGTTGACTTCAATCTAACAGACGAACAACGCGCTCTGCGCGATCTGGCACACGAGTTCGCTCGCGACCAGATTCGCCCAGTGGCGTGGGCGCATGACCGGTCCGGAGAGTTTCCACGCGCCGTTGTGAACAAGGCGCACGCGCTGGGGCTGATGAACCTGACTGTCCCCGAGGCGTACGGCGGCGGCGGTCTGGGCCAGTTCGAGGAGTGCCTGCTCGTCGAAGAGATCGCCTGGGGCTGCGCCGGCATCTGCACCACTCTCTCGGCGAACACGCTCGGCGCCACGCCAATCGTGCTGGCGGGCAGCGAGGAGCAGAAAAAGAAGTTCCTCGGCCAGTTGACCGCCGGGCCGAACCTGATCGCCTTCAACCTCACCGAGCCGCAGTCAGGCTCCGACTCGGCCAATATGAAGCTGACGGCGCGCAAGGTCGGCGACGAGTACGTGCTCAACGGCGTCAAGCAGTTCATCACCAATGGCGGCGTGGCCAGCCTGCACACCGTCTTTGCGATGACCGACCCGTCGAAGGGCACCGGCGGCATCAACGCCTTCGTCGTGCCCGGCGACGCCAGGGGCCTGTCGGTCGGCAAAGAAGAAGACAAAATGGGCCAGCGCGCGTCGAACACGGCGCAGGTCGTCTATCAGGACGTCGTGGTGCCGGCCGCCAACCGGCTCGGCGGCGAAGGCGAGGGCTTCAAAGTCGCCATGCGCACGCTCGACCAGTCGCGCGCAGGCATCGGCGCGATGTCGGTCGGACTGGCGCGCGCCGCCATGGAAGCCGCCATCGATTACGCCAAGGAGCGCAAGGCGTTCAACCAGAGCATCGCCCAGTTCGAGGGCGTCCAGTTCCTGCTGGCCGACATGTCGATGCGCATCGAGACGGCGCGGCTGATCACCTGGAAGGCCGCCTGGCTGGTCGATCACGGCCAGCGCGCCTCGCTCGAGTCGGCGATCGCCAAGTGCTTCGGTTCCGACATGGCGATGGACGTGACGACCAATGCCGTGCAGGTCTTTGGCGGCTACGGCTACATGCGGGACTATCCGGTCGAGAAATACATGCGCGACGCCAAGCTGATCCAGATTTACGAAGGCACCAACCAGATCCAGCGCGTCGTGATTGCGCGGCAGTTGTTGCGCTAGAGCGCATACATCCACCCTACGGAGTCGCGATGAAAATCCTCGTATTGATGAAGCAGGTCCCCGACACGGCCTCGCCGATCAGCGTCAGCAACAATCAGGTCGACGCGTCCAAGATCGACAAGTACGCCGCCTCGCCGTACGACGAGTACGCGCTCGAGCAGGCGCTGCAGGTCAAGGACAAGGATGCGAGCACCAAGATCACGCTGGTCGCGATGGGTCCCGCGCGCGTGCGCGAGATGATCATGCAGGGTCTGGCGATGGGCGCCGACGACGCCATGATCATCAAGGCCGAGAACGCCGGCGAGATGGACGGCTTGACCGTCGCCCACGTGCTGGCCGCGGCGGCCAAAAAGACCGGCTTCGATTTGATCTTCGCCGGCAGCAAGGGCGTGGACGACGACCAGGGTTGGGCCGGCATTGCGCTGGCCGAACTGCTCGGCCTGCCGCTGATCACCACCACGCGTTCGACGACAGTGGCGGGCGCGACCGTGCGCTGCCAGCGCGACGTCGAAGGCGGCAAAGAGACGGTTGAAGCGGCGCTGCCCGCGCTGATCACATCCGGTCAGGCTACTGAACCGCGCTACCCGACGCTCAAGGGCATTATGGGCGCAAAGAAGAAGCCGATCCAGGAGACCGACGTGGCGGGACTCGGCGTGTCTGGCGACTTGCTGGCGCCGCGCGTGCAGATGGTCAAGCTCGACATGCCGCCTGCGCGCCAGGCCGGGCGCATCCTGCAGGGCGAGCCGGCCGACCAGGTCAAAGAACTGGCGCGGCTCCTGCGCGAGCAGGCCAAGGTTATCTAATCCCAGACGGAGCGAACAGACATGGCTAACAATATCCTGGTCGTTGCCGAGTACGGCGACGGCAAATTCAAGAGCATTACGCACCAGTTGCTGGGCGAAGCGGGCCGGCTGGCGGCGCAAACGGGCGGCACGGTGGAAGCGGTCGCGATCGGCAACGGCGTCAAGGATGCGGCCGGACAACTCGGCGCATACGGCGCCGGCAAGGTCTATGCCGCCGATGACGCATCGCTGAAAGACTATGACGGCGCATCGTACGCGCCGGTGCTGGTCGAGCTGGTCAAACGCACGCAGCCGATGATGATCTTCCTCGGCGCGACGCCGATGGGTCTGACGCTCGGCCCGCGCCTGGCGACACAGTTGCAGTGCGCGCTGACCAGCGACTGCACCGCCTTCGCGCTCGACGGCGGCGCCATCAGTGTTACGCGCCCGGTGTACGGCGGCCGCGCGGTTGCCGTGTACCAGGTGAAGAAACTCCCGCTGGTCGCCACGCTGCGGCAGAACGCATTCGCGCCGGCCGCAGGCGGCGGGGCAGCGACGGCGGTCGACGCGCTGACGGTGACGCCGGTCGCGCTGAAGACCAAAGTCGTTGAGATGACCAAGGCCGAGACGGGCAAGATCGAACTGACCGAAGCGCCGATCGTTATCAGCGGCGGACGCGGCATGCAGGGGCCGGAGAACTTCGCCATGCTCGAATCGCTGGCGAGCGTGCTGGGCGGCGCGGTCGGCGCCACGCGCGCCGTCGTCGATGCCGGCTGGCGGCCGTACTCCGAGCAGGTCGGGCAAACCGGCAAGACCGTCTCGCCGACGCTGTATATCGCGGCGGGTGTGTCGGGCGCCATGCAGCACCTGGTCGGCATGAAGACGTCGAAGGTCATTGTCGCCATCAACAAGGATCCCGAGGCGCCCATCTTTAAGGTGGCGGACTACGGGATCGTGGCCGATGCCATGCAGGTCGTGCCGCTGCTCACCGAGGCATGCAGGCAGTTGAAAGCGTAAGGAACGGGCCGCGGACGGGCAGCCGCTGTGCCGCCCGCCCCACCCTCAGGGTTTTCCCGCTTGATTCGCCAAAACCACGGACGCCTCGCAGCATTTCACTTCAAATCGCTGGACGCGCACAGCGCGCTCCGGCATGGCATCTTTACGCGCCATGGCGGCGTCAGCCCCGCGCCGTGGGCATCGCTGAACCTGAGCAGAGCCACGGGCGACTCGGCGTCCAACGTGGCCGAGAATCAGCGGCGGCTGGCAGCGGCGCTCGGATTCCACCCGCGCGACGCGGTCACGTCCTCCCAGGTGCACGGCAACACCGTGCGCCGGGCCGGACGCGATGCGCGCGGCGGGCGGCTGCCGGACTGCGACGCCCTGATCAGCAACGAGCCGGGCGTCCTGCTGCTGCAGCGGCACGCCGACTGCCCGCCGGTCGTGCTGTACGATCCGGTACGGCGGGCGATCGGACTGGCGCACTCCGGCTGGCGCGGAACGCTGGCCAACATCGCCGGGGAGCTGGTGCAGGCGATGCAGGAGGAGTATGGCAGCAATCCAGCCGACATGGTTGCGGGCATCGGCCCGGCCATCGGGGCCTGCTGCTATCACGTCGGCAACGAAGTCTCGCAGTCGTTCGTGGACCGCTACGCGCACGGGCACGCCTGGGTGGAAGCGCGCGCCGACGGCCGGGCGTACCTGAACCTGGCGCACGCCATCGAAGCCCAGTTGCGCGAAGCCGGCGTGCGCGCGATCGAGCAGGCCGAGCTGTGCACGGCGTGCCATGTGGACGATTTTTACTCGGCGCGCGCCGAGAACCGGCTGAACGGCTGTTTCGGCTCGGCAATCGCGCTGGACGGATGACAGGCCCATGACGATCGCCGAGAATGCCGCGCACGTGCGCGAGTGGATCGCCGACGCCGCGGCGCGCGCCGGCCGCGCGCCCGGATCCGTCGCGCTCGTCGCCGTGTCGAAGACCGTTCCGGCGGCGGCCATCGTCGAGGCGTACGCTGCAGGTTTGCGCGACTTCGGCGAGAATCGCGTGCAGGAAGCGGTCGAGAAGTATGAAACGCTGGCCGTGCAGATGCCGGACGCGCGCTGGCACCTGATCGGCCATCTGCAGCGCAACAAGGTCAAGGACGCGATCGCCTGCGCATCGATGATCCACAGCATCGACTCGCTGCGACTGGCCGAGGCGCTGGAGGCGCGCTGCGCAGCGGCCGGGCGCGTGCTGCCGGTGCTGATCGAGGTCAACGCCGGCGAGGAAGCCAGCAAGAGCGGCTACCGGCCAAGCGCCAGCCTCGACCTGCTCTACCGGGAGGCGGCGCAGATCGCGGCGCTGCCGCATTTGCGTCTGGACGGGCTGATGACCGTCGCGCCGTTCGCGCCCGACCCGGAGGCGGCGCGCCCGGTTTTCGCGCGGGTGCGCGCACTGCGTGACGACCTGGCCGCACGGCTCGGCCGCCCCCTGCCCCAGCTGTCGATGGGCATGAGCGGAGATTTCCGGGCGGCGATCGCGGAGGGCGCGACGCTGGTGCGAATCGGCACGGCGATTTTCGGCGAGAGAAAGGCTGCGGCATGAGTTTGTTCGTGCAGGCGGTGCAGATGCTCTTCGGTCTGCTGCAGATCGCCATTCTGCTGGACGTGCTGTTTTCGTGGGTGCGACCGGATCCGTACAACCCGTTCGTGCGGCTGGTTGCCCAGATAGCGGGGATCGTGCTCAACCCGCTGCGCCGCGTCGTGCCGCCGTTTAGCGGGCTGGACATCACGCCGATCATTGCGATGATTCTGTTGCAGATCATCGAATCGATCATCGTGCAAGTGCTGCGCGGATGAAAGAGCACCCAGCGAACGGCCTGGCGAGCGCGATCATCGCCGTCAAGGTCGTGCCGCGCGCGTCGCAGAACCGGGTAGAGGGCTGGCATGGCGACGCGTTGAAGGTCCGGTTGACGGCGCCGCCCGTCGAGGGCAAGGCCAACGCCGCGCTGATTGCGCTGCTGGCGAAGGCGCTACATATCCGGCAGGGAAACGTGGACATTATCGGCGGAGAGACGTCGCGCCTGAAACGGGTGCGAATCAGCGGGCTCTCGGCCGACGACATTCGAGCGCGGCTGGGGACGGGCTAGACGCCCCCAACAGCGGCCGCCGGGGCACACAGCCCCGGACGGCTTGCGTGCCCCGGCTGCAGAGACAAGGAAAATCACAGGTTATGGCAGAAATCAATCGCGCAGGCGTGTTCGGCGGGCAGGACGTCGCCGTGTTCATCGACTTCGAGAACATCTACATCTCGGTGCTCGCGGAGTATGATGTCAATCCGGACTTCGAGTCGATCATCGAAAAAGCTGGAGAGTTTGGCCGCGTCTCGGTGGCGCAGGCATACGCCGACTGGACGCCGTATTCGCACTACATCAATGCGCTGCACGCCTACGAGATCGACCCGATCTACGTGCCCGCCTATCACTACGGCGAAGGCGGCAAGCAAAAAGGCGGCGCAATCAAGAACAGCGTCGACATGTTCCTGTGCATCAACGCAATGAAGATGCTGTACAGCCACTCGAACATCCAGACGTTCGTGCTGATCACCGGCGACCGCGACTTCGTGCCGCTGGTCAAGACGATCCGCGAGTTCGGCAAGCGCGCCGTCGTGATCGGCGTGGCCGGCGCATCGTCGTCGCACCTGGCGCAGGCCGCCGACGAGTTCTTCTTCTATCACCAGATCACCGACAACCTGAAACCGCCTGAAAAGGAGAAGTCGAAGCCGCGCGATCCGTACGAAACGCTGGTCGAGGCCATCAAGCTGGCGCGCCAGCGCGGCTACGTCGCCACCCTCGCCTCGGTCAAGCTCCTGATGAGCGAGTTGCTGGAGGACTTCGACTCCAGCAAG of Chloroflexota bacterium contains these proteins:
- a CDS encoding electron transfer flavoprotein subunit beta/FixA family protein, whose product is MKILVLMKQVPDTASPISVSNNQVDASKIDKYAASPYDEYALEQALQVKDKDASTKITLVAMGPARVREMIMQGLAMGADDAMIIKAENAGEMDGLTVAHVLAAAAKKTGFDLIFAGSKGVDDDQGWAGIALAELLGLPLITTTRSTTVAGATVRCQRDVEGGKETVEAALPALITSGQATEPRYPTLKGIMGAKKKPIQETDVAGLGVSGDLLAPRVQMVKLDMPPARQAGRILQGEPADQVKELARLLREQAKVI
- the pgeF gene encoding peptidoglycan editing factor PgeF, whose translation is MIRQNHGRLAAFHFKSLDAHSALRHGIFTRHGGVSPAPWASLNLSRATGDSASNVAENQRRLAAALGFHPRDAVTSSQVHGNTVRRAGRDARGGRLPDCDALISNEPGVLLLQRHADCPPVVLYDPVRRAIGLAHSGWRGTLANIAGELVQAMQEEYGSNPADMVAGIGPAIGACCYHVGNEVSQSFVDRYAHGHAWVEARADGRAYLNLAHAIEAQLREAGVRAIEQAELCTACHVDDFYSARAENRLNGCFGSAIALDG
- a CDS encoding YggT family protein encodes the protein MSLFVQAVQMLFGLLQIAILLDVLFSWVRPDPYNPFVRLVAQIAGIVLNPLRRVVPPFSGLDITPIIAMILLQIIESIIVQVLRG
- a CDS encoding DUF167 domain-containing protein → MKEHPANGLASAIIAVKVVPRASQNRVEGWHGDALKVRLTAPPVEGKANAALIALLAKALHIRQGNVDIIGGETSRLKRVRISGLSADDIRARLGTG
- a CDS encoding acyl-CoA dehydrogenase family protein → MVDFNLTDEQRALRDLAHEFARDQIRPVAWAHDRSGEFPRAVVNKAHALGLMNLTVPEAYGGGGLGQFEECLLVEEIAWGCAGICTTLSANTLGATPIVLAGSEEQKKKFLGQLTAGPNLIAFNLTEPQSGSDSANMKLTARKVGDEYVLNGVKQFITNGGVASLHTVFAMTDPSKGTGGINAFVVPGDARGLSVGKEEDKMGQRASNTAQVVYQDVVVPAANRLGGEGEGFKVAMRTLDQSRAGIGAMSVGLARAAMEAAIDYAKERKAFNQSIAQFEGVQFLLADMSMRIETARLITWKAAWLVDHGQRASLESAIAKCFGSDMAMDVTTNAVQVFGGYGYMRDYPVEKYMRDAKLIQIYEGTNQIQRVVIARQLLR
- a CDS encoding RNA-binding protein, translating into MESKLYVGNLSYDVTEDDLRQLFAQAGEIKEVALILDRTTRQSKGFGFVEMATQAEAENAIRLFNDKEMNGRNLTVNIARPKTDSGGGSRGGYGGGGGGGRRGGYGGGNRY
- a CDS encoding YggS family pyridoxal phosphate-dependent enzyme, with the translated sequence MTIAENAAHVREWIADAAARAGRAPGSVALVAVSKTVPAAAIVEAYAAGLRDFGENRVQEAVEKYETLAVQMPDARWHLIGHLQRNKVKDAIACASMIHSIDSLRLAEALEARCAAAGRVLPVLIEVNAGEEASKSGYRPSASLDLLYREAAQIAALPHLRLDGLMTVAPFAPDPEAARPVFARVRALRDDLAARLGRPLPQLSMGMSGDFRAAIAEGATLVRIGTAIFGERKAAA
- a CDS encoding electron transfer flavoprotein subunit alpha/FixB family protein; protein product: MANNILVVAEYGDGKFKSITHQLLGEAGRLAAQTGGTVEAVAIGNGVKDAAGQLGAYGAGKVYAADDASLKDYDGASYAPVLVELVKRTQPMMIFLGATPMGLTLGPRLATQLQCALTSDCTAFALDGGAISVTRPVYGGRAVAVYQVKKLPLVATLRQNAFAPAAGGGAATAVDALTVTPVALKTKVVEMTKAETGKIELTEAPIVISGGRGMQGPENFAMLESLASVLGGAVGATRAVVDAGWRPYSEQVGQTGKTVSPTLYIAAGVSGAMQHLVGMKTSKVIVAINKDPEAPIFKVADYGIVADAMQVVPLLTEACRQLKA